Below is a genomic region from Bacteroides sp..
ATGCCCATTTATTCTTACCTGACTTGCGCGCGGGCAAAAGAGACAGTGCCCGTGCCGGCACGAGAGGTAGTGATCCTTGAGGGCATCCTGACCCTGCAGAACCCGCGGCTGAGAGACCGTATGGACATCAAGATCTTTGTGGATGCTGACGCCGATGACCGCCTGATGCGCATCATCTATCGCGACATCCAGGAGAGGGGGCGCTCGTTTATCGACGTGCTGGAACATTACGAGCGCTTCGTAAAGCCAATGCACCTGCAGTTTATTGAGCCCAGCAAGCGCTATGCCGACATCATCGTACCCCAGGGTGGAGAGAACATCGTGGCAATCGACATCATCACCTCAATGATTAAGATGACGCAAAACGCCAAAGAGACGGGCAAATCTGTTTAAACTTCAAAATGATCCGTTACAACTTTCATACGCATTCGCATTTCGATGACGGCCGCGAACCCCTGGAGGCCTATGTGCTTGCGGCTATCGAAAAC
It encodes:
- the udk gene encoding uridine kinase, coding for MLIIGIAGGSGSGKSTVVKKVVKRLPKDSVSVIYQDAYYKDNGHLSPEERAKINFDHPSAIEFNLLVKHMDMLREGKEVPMPIYSYLTCARAKETVPVPAREVVILEGILTLQNPRLRDRMDIKIFVDADADDRLMRIIYRDIQERGRSFIDVLEHYERFVKPMHLQFIEPSKRYADIIVPQGGENIVAIDIITSMIKMTQNAKETGKSV